The genomic region CTCTTCTCGGCCTTCAGCCTGCCGGCCGCAACGCCCCGGGAGCGTTCGACCGCCTCGGTGAGCGTGTCGCGCAGGGCCGCGTACAGCCGCCCGGTCTCCTCCTCGCTCAGGGACGCGGCCAGCTTGAAGGGCGACATCCTCGCCGCGTGCAGGATCTCGTCGCTGTAGGCGTTGCCCACGCCCGCGATCAGGCCCTGGTCGCGCAACGCGCCCTTGAGCTGCCGCCGTTCACCGGCCAGCAGCTCCGCGAGGCGCCGCTCGTCGAAGTCGTCGGCCAGCGGGTCCGGGCCGAGCCGGGCGATGCCCTGGACCTCCTGCGGGTCCGCCACGACGTACACCGCGAGCCGCTTCTGGGTGCCGGCCTCGGTCAGGTCGAAGCCGGCGCCGGTCTCCAGGGCCACGCGCAGCGCGAGGGGGCCCTTGCCGGGGCGGGGCGGGCCGTCGGGCAGGCGGTCCTTCCAGTGCAGCCAGCCGGCGCGGGCCAGGTGCGTCACGAAGTGCGGGCCGTCCGCGGTCCCGACGTCGAGGAACTTGCCGTACCGGCGTACGGTGGCGACCTCGTGGCCCTCCAGCGCGGACAGGGGCGGGTCGTACGTCTTCAGGACGCTGATCGCGACGGGCAGCACCCGCACGATCTCGTGACCGACGAGGTGCTCGGTGAGGAAGTCCTTGAGCGCCTCGACCTCGGGGAGTTCCGGCATACGTCCAGAGTGCCACGTGGGGTCATGCGCGGTCGGGCACCACGAACTCGCACCACACGGCCTTGCCGCCGCCGCGTGCCTCCACGCCCCACACGTCGGTGAGCAGCTCGACCAGCAGCAGGCCCCGTCCGGAGACGCCCGACTCGCCCGCCTCACGGCGGCGTGGCAGGGCGCTGGAGGAGTCCTCGACCTCGACGCGCAGCCTGCGCTCGGAGCCGGTGAGGGCCCGCAGGGTGACGATCGCGGAGCCCTCGGTGTGCATCAGGGCGTTGGTGATCAGTTCGTCGGCGACGAGTTCGATGTCGTCGGCGCGCTCTCGTGCTCCCCAGACGCCGACCGCGGTGCGGATCATGTGCCGGGCCTCGGCCAGGGCCGCCGGGTCGCCGGGGGCGACGTGGCGCTGGAGCCGCTGCCCGGACCGCGGGCTGTCCGGGCCTCGCCGGCGCAGCAGGAGCAGCGCCACGTCGTCGTCGCCGCCGCGTTCGGCGGCCACGTCGATGAGCCGGTCGGCGAGGTCCCGTACGTCGTCGGGGCCGGTGGCGACGAGCGCGGTGAGGGTGCGCATACCGTCGTCGAGGTCGGCGCCGGGTTGCTCCACCAGGCCGTCGGTGCACAGCAGCAGGGTCTCGCCCGGGTCCAGCTCCACGGTGCTCACCGGGTAGTCGAGGCGGCCGAACTCGGCGGACAGGCCGAGCGGCAGGCCGCCCGGGACGGTGACACGGCGGCAGGAGCCGTCGGTGTGCCGCACGAGCGGATCGATGTGACCGGCCCGGACCATCTGGAGCACGCCGGTGGACAGGTCGGCCTCCGCGTAGAGGCAGGTCGCGGAGCGGTCGGTGTCGAGTTCGTGCAGGAAGACGGAGGCGCGGGCCATCACGGTGGCCGGGGTGTGCCCCTCGGCGGCGTAGGCGCGCAGCACGATGCGCAACTGGCCCATGACCGCGGCCGCGTGCGTGTCGTGTCCCTGGACGTCGCCGATGACGGCGCCGACCCGGCCGCCGGGCAGCGGGATCAGGTCGTACCAGTCGCCGCCGATGTCCCGGCCGACGGAGCCGCCGATGGTGGCGGCGCGGTAGCGGACGGCGACGTCGGCCCCGGGCACGCTCGGGATGGTCCGGGGCAGCATGGCCTGCTGGAGACCCTGCGCCAGGTCCATCTCCTGCTCGTAGAACATGGCCCGCTGGAGGCTCTGCGCGATGCTGCTGCCGAGGGCGACGAGGATGTTGCGCTCCTCGGGGGTGAAGCCGCGCCGGTCGCTGTAGAGCAGGCCCATCGCGCCGATCGGCTGTGCCTGGACGATGAGCGGCAGATAGGCGGCCGACGTGATGTTCAGGTCGGTGATGTGCGGCCAGAGGATCGGGTAGCGCTCGGCGAACTCCTCCGGCGACTCGATGAAGCAGGGGCCGAGGGTGCGTACGGCCTCGCTCATCGGGTAGGGCTCGTCGATCCGGGTGATGCGGGTGCCGGGCACGAAGCTGTCCGAGGGTCCCTCGGCGACCAGGCGGATGCGGCCGGCCTCGACCAGGCCCATGACCAGGCTGGTGGCGCCCAGGTGGGTGAGGCCGTGGGTGTCCTTGAGGGCGTCGATGACGTCCTGGACGGTGCGGGCGTGGGCGAGGGCGGCCGTGGTGAGTTCGACGACGCTGGTCTGCTGCCGGCGGGCCTCGTCCTGGGCGGCCTGGTCGCTGCGGGCCTCGCTCTCGGCGAGTTCCTGGGTGGCGTCCCGGACGATGCCGATGATGCGGCGGGGCCGTCCGGTTTCGTCGCGCCGGATGTAGCCCTGGGTGTGGGTCCAGCGCAGGGAGCCGTCGCGGCGGCGGATGCGGAAGTAGGCGCCGTAGTTCTCGCTGCCGTCCTTCAGTGCCTGGGAGACCGCGGTGTCCAGGCGCCGGGCCTCGCCGGGCGGGACGCGCTTGGAGAGCGTTCGGGGATGGTAATCGTACTCCTCGGGGCGCACGTCGAAGATGTCGTGGGCCTGGGCGTCCATCTGCATCAGGCCGGTGTCCAGATCCCAGTCGAAGCTGCCCATCCGGTTGAGCGCGAGGATCCGGTCCGGGTGGGCGGGCCAGTCGTCCGGGAGGGACAGGGCGCTCGCTCCCCGATCAGCCATGGGCCCACCTTGCCAGGATTCGTCCGATTCTTCGACCGGATGTGCTGAGTTTACGGGCCGCTCCGCCGAACCGGCCCTCAGTTACCGAAGACGTCCGTGGGGCTGCCGAGGATGCTGTCGGCGGCCCGGTCGTCGGGAATCAGCCCGGCTCCGTCGGGCGGATCGGGGCCGTCCGGCACGGCGTCGGGGCCGACCTCGTCGACGTCGGGGCCGCCGAAGTCTTCGGGGGACGCTTCGTCGGGCAGCGGGCCGGCGCCGTCGGCCGGTGGTGGGTCCATGGCGGTGACCGGAGGGCTCACGTCACTCGGGGAGCTCGTGTCCCAAGAGGACGCGCTGTCCAGGCGCGGGGAGACACCGGACTCGGGCGACGTGCCGCCGGGCTCGCGCGGGACGAGGGGCTCGCGCGGGACGGCGGCCGGTGGCTCGGACGGCGCCGGCGTCGGCGCCGGGGGGTTGGTCGCCCAGACCGGTGGAGGCAGGGCCCGGTCGTGGCGTACGTCGTGGCCGGTGCGCCGTTCGATCCACCTGCGGGTGGCGGCGTCGACGATCGTGAAGGTGGTGATCACCTGCGGGGCCGGGGTCACGACGACGACCCGGCCGGGCCGGTAGCCGGGCCAGGGGGTGCCCTCGGTGTGCGGCGTGCCGCTCGGCGTCACCGGCGGGCGGAGCGGGTTGCCGCAGGCGCACCGGACGCGCGGCACGCCCCGGTCGTCGACCAGCACGGCGGTGCCCGCCTGGAGGACGGCCTGACGGCCGACGGCCCGGCCGGCGCGGAAGCCGTGGTCGGTGACGCGGGTGTCGGCGCGCAGCACCACCGGGGTGAGTCCGCGCAGGTGGTCCGGGACGGACGCCGGGGAGACGCCCGCGACCCGGGCGAAGGCGCGCGTCCTCGCCGGTTCGCGGGTGAGGTGGCCGATCTGCCGGGCGACGTCGCAGCTGCCGGTCCGCTCGGTCCCGCCGTACAGGCCGGGTGTTCCGCCGGAGAGCGAGCGCAGGCCGCTCAGGCCGGCGGAGACCCGGGCGGCGCCGCCCGGGCTGACCGTCGCAGGCGTTCGTGGTGTGGGGGACGGGGTAACCGTCGTGGTGGCCGTGGAGTCCGTGAAGGGGTTCGGCCCCTGGGCCGCGGCCGGCTGGAGGAAGAGGGCCCCGTCCGCTCCTGCGGCGTCGCCATCGCCGCCGCAGCCCGAGAGGAGGAGCGCCGCAAAGAGCGCGCAGGCCGTGACGAAGGTCCCGGTAGGTGTCCGCACCTCGCCCTCCAGATCACTTCGTCACATATGCGGCAACGCGTCACTATTGTTTGCTTCGCTCACTCGGGTTACGCAACCGGAGCGGTGGTACGCAGAGCGTGACACCCGGGTCCGGCGCCGCACTGGGAGGAACGGACGGCCGTGGACTGGTTCACCGCATCCGACTACTGGCTGAGCCGGCTGGTCTTCCAGCGGGCGCTGGCCGCCGTCTACCTCGTCGGCTTCCTGACGGCCGCGCTGCAGTTCCGCGCGCTGATCGGGCAGCGCGGCATGCTGCCGGTGCCGCGGTTCGTCGAGCGGGTGCCGTTCAAGCGGGCGCCGAGCCTGTTCCAGTTGCACTACTCGGACCCTTTCTTCGCTGTCTGCGCGTGGGCGGGCTGCGCGGTGTCGGCTGCGCTGCTGGCCGGGCTCGACTCACTGCTGCCCCTGTGGGGCGGCATGCTGCTGTGGCTGGTGCCCTGGGCGCTGTACCTGTCGATCGTCAACGTCGGGCAGACCTGGTACTCGTTCGGCTGGGAGTCACTGCTGCTGGAGGTCGGCTTCCTGGCGGTGTTC from Streptomyces chartreusis NRRL 3882 harbors:
- a CDS encoding Fpg/Nei family DNA glycosylase — encoded protein: MPELPEVEALKDFLTEHLVGHEIVRVLPVAISVLKTYDPPLSALEGHEVATVRRYGKFLDVGTADGPHFVTHLARAGWLHWKDRLPDGPPRPGKGPLALRVALETGAGFDLTEAGTQKRLAVYVVADPQEVQGIARLGPDPLADDFDERRLAELLAGERRQLKGALRDQGLIAGVGNAYSDEILHAARMSPFKLAASLSEEETGRLYAALRDTLTEAVERSRGVAAGRLKAEKRSGLRVHGRTGEPCPVCGDTIREVSFSDSSLQYCPTCQTGGKPLADRRMSRLLK
- a CDS encoding SpoIIE family protein phosphatase codes for the protein MADRGASALSLPDDWPAHPDRILALNRMGSFDWDLDTGLMQMDAQAHDIFDVRPEEYDYHPRTLSKRVPPGEARRLDTAVSQALKDGSENYGAYFRIRRRDGSLRWTHTQGYIRRDETGRPRRIIGIVRDATQELAESEARSDQAAQDEARRQQTSVVELTTAALAHARTVQDVIDALKDTHGLTHLGATSLVMGLVEAGRIRLVAEGPSDSFVPGTRITRIDEPYPMSEAVRTLGPCFIESPEEFAERYPILWPHITDLNITSAAYLPLIVQAQPIGAMGLLYSDRRGFTPEERNILVALGSSIAQSLQRAMFYEQEMDLAQGLQQAMLPRTIPSVPGADVAVRYRAATIGGSVGRDIGGDWYDLIPLPGGRVGAVIGDVQGHDTHAAAVMGQLRIVLRAYAAEGHTPATVMARASVFLHELDTDRSATCLYAEADLSTGVLQMVRAGHIDPLVRHTDGSCRRVTVPGGLPLGLSAEFGRLDYPVSTVELDPGETLLLCTDGLVEQPGADLDDGMRTLTALVATGPDDVRDLADRLIDVAAERGGDDDVALLLLRRRGPDSPRSGQRLQRHVAPGDPAALAEARHMIRTAVGVWGARERADDIELVADELITNALMHTEGSAIVTLRALTGSERRLRVEVEDSSSALPRRREAGESGVSGRGLLLVELLTDVWGVEARGGGKAVWCEFVVPDRA
- a CDS encoding DUF6777 domain-containing protein — encoded protein: MRTPTGTFVTACALFAALLLSGCGGDGDAAGADGALFLQPAAAQGPNPFTDSTATTTVTPSPTPRTPATVSPGGAARVSAGLSGLRSLSGGTPGLYGGTERTGSCDVARQIGHLTREPARTRAFARVAGVSPASVPDHLRGLTPVVLRADTRVTDHGFRAGRAVGRQAVLQAGTAVLVDDRGVPRVRCACGNPLRPPVTPSGTPHTEGTPWPGYRPGRVVVVTPAPQVITTFTIVDAATRRWIERRTGHDVRHDRALPPPVWATNPPAPTPAPSEPPAAVPREPLVPREPGGTSPESGVSPRLDSASSWDTSSPSDVSPPVTAMDPPPADGAGPLPDEASPEDFGGPDVDEVGPDAVPDGPDPPDGAGLIPDDRAADSILGSPTDVFGN